Proteins from one Cicer arietinum cultivar CDC Frontier isolate Library 1 chromosome 3, Cicar.CDCFrontier_v2.0, whole genome shotgun sequence genomic window:
- the LOC101507374 gene encoding uncharacterized protein, with product MAKRQNIVKYRERLDKTLTSFDLTNDEKLKTLVKSQLHRSSQLEMELEGYKEKLEIKTAELSNFLNMIRSASADESGGSNALHTDWKLKQDTEELRVMYHEGPEGTPFHTLLVEGYVDGPVDVCLGLSWEASLYKKWWPQFTVPTFKVTVSECLQKVQTGEQISLVRVKPPWPVSTREAIVHFYLFEYYQDDLVVVLMKSVPESKRINEVIDGFNNDLIPGAKGVVRMDLVGGFVLQKVTSERSYFRTIANLDIKMDFMPPSLINFISRQLIGSGFRLYQKAVASKMNKDREFSKALTDPLYVRIREALYNIDEEKEELKQYASILPVEELSQSKQDAAKDISREDRSNQYANNYNGEFLDAGSEEIVQGEEGDTFIVLKGNRNCEIVDAESEEIVEANIEEIVDTDSEEIVQIEKYVKKINDIPIEEANIEEIVQFEKYNDTRGIMKGKSNVYISSNVKQALETLERAISVVRKYGFHSRRFSFRFVHEETRCKEKSGEVDPYSANPVHPFVKNDVSVKGPSGNVVQESSEDFYEIQNIRHTGTDPNLKELNYNTVPAFRNKNLIEANQVDSHSLKNGTTQDHIICDDSKQYRGRDMRSDDPIKSSRQRKINNLVTQGISSDVPKQLSKRKNYRYCCFTH from the exons ATGGCGAAAAGGCAAAACATTGTAAAGTATAGAGAAAGATTGGATAAGACACTTACTTCATTTGATCTCACAAATGATGAGAAACTCAAAACACTTGTTAAAAGTCAACTTCATCGTTCTTCACAATTAGAGATGGAATTGGAAG GATATAAGGAGAAACTAGAAATTAAGACTGCTGAGTTATCAAACTTCCTTAATATGATTAGAAGTGCTTCTGCAGATGAAAGTGGAGGGTCTAATGCATTACACACTGATTGGAAA TTAAAACAGGATACTGAGGAATTGCGTGTTATGTATCACGAAGGACCGGAGGGAACTCCCTTTCATACATTACTGGTTGAAGGCTATGTAGATGGGCCTGTTGATGTTT GTTTAGGCCTCTCCTGGGAGGCATCCCTTTATAAGAAATG gTGGCCTCAGTTTACTGTTCCAACTTTCAAAGTTACAGTATCTGAATGTTTGCAGAAGGTTCAAACTGGAGAACAAATATCACTAGTAAG GGTGAAGCCTCCATGGCCGGTGTCTACAAGGGAAGCTATAGTGCATTTTTATCTGTTTGAGTACTATCAAGATGACTTGGTAGTTGTTCTCATGAAATCG GTACCTGAGTCGAAGAGAATTAATGAGGTCATTGATGGTTTCAACAATGATCTGATTCCTGGAGCAAAGGGTGTTGTGAGAATGGATTTGGTGGGAGGATTTGTTTTGCAAAAGGTGACATCTGAAAGGAGTTACTTCCG gACAATAGCAAATTTGGATATCAAGATGGATTTTATGCCTCCATCccttataaattttatttcaaggCAACTTATCGGCAGTGGTTTCAGACTTTATCAGAAG GCTGTGGCTTCAAAGATGAACAAAGACAGAGAATTTAGCAAGGCCTTGACAGACCCGTTGTATGTAAGAATTCGCGAAGCTCTATACAATATCGATGAGGAGAAAGAGGAACTTAAGCAATATGCAAGCATTCTTCCTGTTGAAGAACTTAGTCAGAGTAAGCAAGATGCAGCTAAAGATATATCTCGGGAGGATAGAAGCAACCAATATGCAAATAATTACAATGGCGAGTTTTTAGATGCAGGAAGTGAAGAGATTGTACAAGGTGAGGAAGGTGATACATTTATTGTACTAAAGGGAAATAGGAATTGTGAGATTGTAGACGCAGAGAGCGAAGAGATTGTAGAAGCGAATATTGAAGAGATTGTAGATACGGATAGTGAAGAGATTGTACAAATTGAAAAGTATGTCAAGAAAATAAATGACATTCCAATTGAGGAAGCAAATATTGAAGAGATTGTTCAATTTGAAAAGTATAATGATACAAGAGGTATAATGAAG GGAAAGAGTAATGTATATATCAGTTCAAATGTAAAACAAGCTTTAGAAACATTAGAAAGGGCTATTTCAgtagttcgaaaatatggatttcattcGCGCCGGTTCTCCTTTAGATTTGTTCATGAAGAGACCCGCTGCAAAGAAAAAAGTGGCGAAGTTGATCCATATTCTGCAAATCCTGTTCATCCATTTGTGAAAAATGATGTTAGTGTCAAAGGACCAAGCGGTAATGTTGTGCAGGAAAGTTCAGAAGATTTCTATGAAATCCAAAACATCAG GCACACAGGAACAGATCCAAACTTAAAGGAACTAAATTATAACACAGTACCGGCTTTCCGAAATAAGAATCTCATTGAAGCAAACCAGGTTGATTCACATTCTTTGAAAAATGGGACAACACAAGACCATATAATATGTGATGATAGCAAGCAATATAGAGGACGAGATATGCGTTCAGATGACCCGATAAAGTCAAGCAGACAGAGAAAAATAAACAACCTTGTAACTCAAGGTATCTCTTCAGATGTACCAAAACAGTTAAGCAAGAGGAAAAATTATAGATACTGTTGTTTTACGCATTAG
- the LOC101488611 gene encoding LOW QUALITY PROTEIN: calcium-dependent protein kinase 2 (The sequence of the model RefSeq protein was modified relative to this genomic sequence to represent the inferred CDS: inserted 5 bases in 3 codons) yields the protein MVLKEQKPKPMMLQNIKRVVAKSAGLQAESVLLTKSGHFKEYYKLGDELGKGQYGITSLRLEKSTGKNYACKSIPKVKLIRDDDLEDVRREVRIMXVDVHVVMELCEGGELFDRIVERGHYTERKVAKLAKTIVNVVEACHSLGAMHRGLKPENFLFVDGSEDSTLKAIDFGMSXFFTPGEKFRDVVGSPYFAPEVLRRCYGPEADVWSAGVTIYILLCGTPPFWGELDQEIFDEVLFGDHDFSSDPWPSISESAKDLVSKMLVRDPTKRITAHEVLCHAWIQVDGVASDKPLDSAVXSHLKQFSAMNKLKKMALRVIVENLYEKEIYGLKELFKTIDMDNSGQITFEKLKIKLKIFDMQAVIIN from the exons ATGGTGTTGAAGGAACAAAAACCAAAACCAATGATGTTGCAAAATATTAAGAGGGTAGTAGCAAAAAGTGCTGGTCTTCAAGCAGAATCAGTTTTGCTGACAAAAAGTGGTCATTTTAAGGAGTACTATAAATTGGGAGATGAACTTGGGAAAGGACAATATGGAATTACTTCACTTCGCTTGGAGAAATCAACAGGGAAAAACTATGCATGCAAATCCATTCCAAAGGTGAAATTGATAAGAGATGATGATTTGGAGGATGTAAGGAGGGAGGTTCGGATAA CTGTTGATGTTCATGTTGTTATGGAATTATGTGAAGGGGGTGAGTTGTTTGATAGGATTGTAGAAAGGGGTCATTACACAGAAAGAAAGGTTGCTAAACTTGCAAAGACTATTGTTAATGTTGTAGAGGCTTGTCATTCGCTTGGTGCAATGCATCGCGGTCTTAAGCCTgagaattttctttttgttgatggAAGTGAAGATTCAACTCTCAAGGCAATAGATTTTGGAATGTC GTTCTTCACACCAG GAGAAAAGTTTAGGGATGTGGTAGGAAGTCCTTATTTTGCACCTGAGGTTCTAAGGCGGTGTTATGGTCCAGAAGCCGATGTGTGGAGTGCAGGTGTGACCATATACATTCTCTTATGTGGAACACCTCCTTTTTGGGGTG AATTGGATCAAGAGATATTTGATGAGGTCTTATTTGGTGATCATGATTTCTCTTCTGATCCTTGGCCAAGTATATCTGAAAGTGCAAAAGACTTGGTTAGCAAGATGCTTGTTAGAGATCCTACAAAACGGATAACAGCACATGAAGTTCTTT GTCACGCCTGGATTCAGGTTGATGGAGTTGCTTCAGACAAGCCTCTTGATTCTGCAGT GAGTCATCTAAAGCAATTTTCTGCTATGAACAAGCTCAAGAAAATGGCTCTTAGA GTTATTGTCGAGAATCTATATGAAAAAGAAATTTATGGGTTGAAAGAATTGTTCAAGACGATAGACATGGACAATAGTGGCcaaattacttttgaaaaactcaaaattaaactaaaaatatttgacaTGCAAGCTgtaattatcaattaa
- the LOC101508746 gene encoding fra a 1-associated protein: MGWVWSDDDSQLNTSSGSDERYSTRKIVKSQCRTEEVEPGKFVKKCEKTEELLRTCTGKPVEVLQSNKEYTEEDITDEVLRGRSTTFGSSNSSSDHGVFDFPGLRSDIEVMERNLFGGLGRFFEAAEEMKNGFFDVIAKSPPIFDVESSSSSPMRRGIPIEEYGRQETHPRSKDMESTDTDFTALAKDV; this comes from the exons ATGGGTTGGGTTTGGAGCGACGACGATTCTCAACTCAACACCTCTTCAGGATCCGACGAACGATACTCCACCAGAAAAATCGTGAAATCACAGTGCAGAACGGAGGAGGTTGAACCTGGAAAGTTCGTTAAGAAATGCGAAAAAACCGAAGAGCTTCTCAGAACTTGCACCGGAAA GCCTGTTGAAGTGCTGCAATCGAACAAAGAGTACACAGAAGAAGATATCACTGATGAGGTACTTAGAGGTAGGTCTACCACATTTGGCTCATCAAACAGCTCATCAGACCATGGCGTGTTTGACTTCCCTGGGCTGCGAAGTGATATTGAAGTCATGGAACGCAACCTCTTTGGTGGTCTTGGTCGCTTCTTTGAAGCAGctgaagaaatgaaaaatggCTTTTTTGATGTTATTGCAAAGTCTCCACCTATATTTGATGTAGAGTCATCATCTTCATCCCCTATGAGGCGAGGGATCCCTATTGAAGAGTATGGCCGGCAAGAAACTCATCCTAGATCCAAGGATATGGAATCAACGGATACTGATTTCACTGCATTGGCTAAAGATGTTTAA
- the LOC101508435 gene encoding ribosome biogenesis protein NSA1 has protein sequence MPRTTTLECPGCPPLRALTFDTLGLIKVIESRENQGGPKVVERWGEPHSSKFVNAVSIIDRKSHPLLAVARKNGQIDVLSLVNGDSHATITPANDVHVQSEENSIIGLHLFAKQNLDLDSRVCTLLTCTSKGNASIRSIEVPDSLTGSSSTNSSKTWDVCSGGNVLCCKVDGNEKFALFGGKGVEVNIWDLANETKIWNAKSPPKNSLGIFTPTWFTSVSFLSKDDHRKFVAGTNNHQVRLYDISAQRRPVLSIDFRETPIKALAEDIDGNTIYVGNGSGDMASVDIRTGKMLGCFTGKCSGSIRSIVRHPELPVVASCGLDGYLRLWDTKTRQLLSSVFLKQHVLHVLFDSNFIVEDMPKGADSLPCKEQTMKEIAVGEEIEASSLKRKKSSKVKENGIDGSEKKRRAKQSEERKKSKGNDGPEKMASREERSKSASKKRNKSSKKEISDEE, from the exons ATGCCTCGCACTACTACTCTGGAGTGCCCTGGCTGCCCTCCACTTCGTGCCCTAACCTTTGACACACTTGGTCTTATCAAAG TTATCGAATCCCGTGAAAATCAAGGAGGTCCTAAGGTTGTAGAGAGATGGGGCGAACCTCATTCATCCAAGTTCGTTAACGCTGTTTCAATCATTGACCGAAAATCTCACCCT TTATTAGCTGTAGCAAGGAAAAATGGCCAG ATTGATGTTTTGAGCCTTGTCAATGGAGATTCTCATGCTACAATTACCCCCGCCAATGATGTACATGTTCAGTCTGAAGAGAATAGTATTATTGGTTTGCATTTATTTGCTAAACAAAATCTTGACTTAGATTCCAG GGTTTGTACTTTACTTACATGCACGAGCAAAGGGAATGCAAGTATAAGGTCCATTGAAGTTCCTGATTCATTGACAGGATCTTCCTCTACTAATTCTTCAAAAACCTGGGATGTATGTAGTGGTGGTAACGTCTTGTGTTGCAAGGTGGACGGAAATGAGAAGTTTGCTTTATTTGGAGg GAAAGGTGTTGAAGTCAATATTTGGGATCTTGCTAATGAGACTAAGATCTGGAATGCCAAATCT CCTCCTAAAAACAGCCTCGGTATATTTACACCTACCTGGTTCACATCTGTTTCATTTCTCAGTAAAGATGACCATCGAAAATTTGTTGCTGGAACCAATAACCATCAG GTTCGTCTTTATGACATATCTGCTCAGAGGAGGCCTGTTCTTTCTATTGACTTTCGTGAGACACCAATTAAAGCACTGGCAGAGGATATAGATGGCAATACAATCTACGTAGGGAATGGATCTGGTGACATGGCTTCTGTTGATATACGTACAG GAAAAATGCTAGGATGTTTTACTGGAAAATGCTCTGGAAGCATCAGGTCCATTGTCAGGCACCCTGAGCTACCTGTGGTAGCTTCATGTG gacTGGATGGCTATTTACGACTTTGGGATACCAAGACAAGACAACTTCTTTCTTCT GTTTTTCTTAAGCAGCATGTTCTGCATGTTCTTTTTGACTCCAATTTCATTGTTGAAG ATATGCCCAAAGGAGCGGATTCGCTACCATGCAAGGAACAAACAATGAAGGAGATCGCAGTTGGGGAAGAAATTGAAGCATCAtctttgaaaagaaaaaagtctTCTAAAGTTAAAGAAAATGGGATAGATGGTAGTGAAAAAAAGAGAAGAGCTAAGCAGAGCGAAGAACGCAAAAAGTCTAAAGGAAATGATGGACCTGAGAAGATGGCATCAAGAGAAGAAAGAAGCAAGTCAGCATCCAAGAAAAGAAATAAGAgctcaaaaaaagaaatttcagATGAAGAGTAG